From a region of the Catalinimonas alkaloidigena genome:
- a CDS encoding PKD domain-containing protein: MLINWGDGTAPTPFSGTIASHTYTTEGIFTYTITGCSGITRGMIVNAVPPADIPDPVSITSPAGTIDNKRCVPEDLVFRIQPQDPDWRTNAFAQYEINWGDGTTQMVDIRSFRLDANGLGAVYVPEPIPHTYLPDQAGCSLMVNITYRNACGRNPSTPGRYAFGEYYFLDRDSAMVTPNPVILCDLNDVTLTATPLFNCLDSTNRYIRWEAIEDITPGCGPFSAFVPNPASPDPNIRDGFRPYDANRVITIPRSCFRDIVSADSTYMVRMTIRNQCGDDAVDVPIRVVAPYQPVFSAVDNTCPGAPMTFTNSTPDPYGVQTYEWNWGDGSAVQRSGSSSVNHTYTSGGEYWVKLTTLVQTSYGPQCSKIDSIRVRVRETVGPRVVIDPKEACGSLTTTLTNVSTFAAGASWTNWELGGNTNYNGTKTFLPSPGTYTSGSTGQRVIVTDPNPADSSVTIFYPDWGRYSARVQAQSGSCPPTWSDYERVYIYPVPKVNWKISDTVLCLGNYLTIRDSSRVDIRSYTNERGLGNDAHRIDWHLDFGDGSAAKTGKVYSSWNNADTADYYSPSKSNRITQYLFADTGTYWVKYRVWTEHCEAEDSIRIRVIDNAKPKIQVVQSGCSDALVTFVNQTDTVPNTVYEWIIRRGTTPWDTIRTTSYAPFDHLLPYYGVQATAQYRIRLRTITGTPASGYCYAETADKTIQVRPSPVARIDVRPNEGCGDTLVLGGSSFQNASQFMPANSTYKWTFGNGNSYVGGEFDPLPSQQYVNTSDSVRYFPVELEITTPAGCVFRASDQVRVNPSANLSVQVPDTVCAGQSVTLTAEGNLLRESSLVWIIRGASSTVVTGRKTVNYTFTNGGLFPVPVQIDLSGSNATSCSGTTTRQVIVLPSMNVNLTAQPFSACAGTPVAFAAQFTPGGPDSTMYGALTYTWNFGDGSPVVSNDQAVMYHAFENVTAAPVTRTVTVTVQGGYGCGTTVSTPVVVQPAVVAAFAPDQTEGCSPLRVNFTNLASGGTVSWWERVLPGGARVSLTPGPGGNLTRTFSNTDLNNALSYEIMQVVSNGSCADTLRDTITVYPYPQANFTYTSGASCSPVTIEFDPATSQGGRRYYWDFGDGTPVETRSSNVPVTHTFTNLVATPQNFTVTLRVENDAPWRCSDVETQVITVRPTVIAAFDMDQDVSCSPLAVQFGNRSSAAASRFLWERRQISPSLSPWEFLSTQANPNTTFESRSETDTTWYVIRLLAQDSDGICEAEAFDTVAVLPKPSVVFTASPAEECANVNLELDNTGTTGGTHFAYYRRFVHADSTWRLFHQATTTTSNVIEVFENYTLNTQFYDIKLVVTNGNICRDSLTRRITVKPYVQAGFTMDVTTGCTPLQVTLTNTSTTSAKAFYWDFGDGTTRSTGSRAPFIHTFSNFFSDRDTVYTVQLVAGDNTTGCFDTLRLPVRIYPQPRARIVANNPPSCSPATFEFDPSGSVGGDVIDWSIDGWTLTTTSRSKVTRPLRNTSNAPREVWAYLTVRTTSGCQSVDSVKVTIQPEVTASFTAPQDTTCTPRQVQFTNTSTGPYDQSSWQFMHPQEGLITSTAQHPLVTFNNTTDGFIAIPVRLVVSRSLSPQCPSEPYLDTIYVAPKPRARFVASDPGCGSTEVTFTYQDKAPGANGETYQWYIGTTLVATRTAANAGASYKYPFNNTTSGLQNYIVRLVTTNRWGCDREFRDTIQVQPQVTARFDSVPDGCGEYTVTFVNRSVNARNFVWDFDDNTTSTDRNPTHTFPGEGVYTVKLTAWYMSDSTDDVCVKEYTQVIRVAPKPKADPKATPVTCSPQTFTFSYGALQTAGVTRTWKLHNGERVTANDNASFTRSYVNTTAVPQVVREWLVVRSAAGCLDSAYVDITINPNVEAGFTYEADGCSPRNITFSNQSAVSANRFKWTILPGLGNPQVIQTNSAAPFTRPFQNDGDTTMRVKVWLEAWNADNDTCRSTFFEEVKIYPNPKADFTVGPIQCSPATVSFDYTNTHPENGEWYVWDFGDTTITVDSNDAKQQVFHTFVNDTDTVKTFTVTLTTQNRWSCPRVVTKTIKVQPVVTLAIEPVIDACEPYKVTFVNNSSKSARYFEWHFNDEDHGVSAQKSPSYTFRASRDTTYQVVVKAWHMVDINADSCVQVDTIPVRVLARPEVLVNEIPEDCSGSAFEFSYNQLTYVDSLVWVFHTGDTLRTRSTAPFKRVFHNDSIAPKTYTEYLYVRSAQGCWDTTSVTVKVKPYVRGGFMLSTRQGCGNLSVIFQDTSNLAATNREWRIENNGELTVRSDKFFQIPFTNESDVVRKIPVQLRVWNNWDFSQACATTVYDTITIYPQPKARFAPELPNCNASPYRVVLRYEEIVPGQEVYHWDFGDGTTLIDTLKDGRDSLVHTFTTTTEQVFEVRMRVVNTWGCTDSSRVPITVKPGALAAFQAIIENECAPAGVKFRNQSQNASYFRWDFGDGNTKSGSASEDFVHEYDVAGTYTVTLTAWYDNLTTGNSKLKSCPSTVTRTVVIHQKPIPFINVAETQGCNPFTVKFKNGTLMPEEPMMYIWEWGDNSSSDTTYALTDSLFHTFNNQTDLSRDYVVTLRAIGPTCDSVARQTIRVLPGAEAEISALNTVGCGPLTSTFMVQSPTPQVTYATYKWNSSDPTFPRVEFKIATSSNRQLTHTFRNDGTTVIRHWVSFSVEQAGVNSCNPPSDTIWVTVYPRPQATLKVTQPECQGNPAIVEFQRENLVNVDSVYYVIANPSGTLDTIRTEQDTIWTKSFENLGEKTQFYTIRMVSISEHGCEIVGPLQPFQIHPAFQAAMAPVAGGCSPLEFEVENLSTNPGGLYEWILEGSELAENIWTGKTSEKPKVKYEYYGPTDKTFEIILVAHSQTGCTDTTRQTVTVYGTPQPDFSLAPSPLQLPDRTITVQNLTEYQDQWHYTWIMGNGDTLDIDSATFAYTYANIDTNYTDSLFTVTLLARGKGAYACEQRISKTLVIRPVPPVAEFEAEAEGCAPVTAIFKNKSKWGHTYTWSFGDGSTVVTTSLEDIKHDYYIPGTYSVRLRVTGPGGETMAIKQDIITVYRMPRVTFETFPNPPEVRIPNEPLNFITYIDFEDPNEGYEFFWDFGDGLTSTQRNPEHFYQEEGEYVVSVTVKTKNGCSVTYVDSAGAKAIIGGEIVIPNAFSPNSGGPTRERVDLLYGQRDNDIFYPKVVGAREIYMQVYNRWGELIFESNELGYGWDGYYKGVLSKQDVYVYRIEVKFADGRRETFVGDVTLVR; the protein is encoded by the coding sequence GTGCTGATCAACTGGGGCGACGGGACTGCCCCGACGCCTTTCTCGGGTACGATCGCGTCGCACACGTATACCACCGAAGGGATTTTTACCTATACCATTACGGGTTGCAGCGGCATTACGCGGGGGATGATTGTCAACGCGGTGCCTCCGGCCGACATCCCTGACCCGGTGTCGATCACCTCACCGGCCGGTACGATCGATAACAAGCGATGTGTGCCGGAAGATCTGGTGTTCCGCATTCAGCCGCAAGACCCCGACTGGCGCACCAACGCTTTCGCCCAGTACGAAATCAATTGGGGCGATGGCACCACCCAGATGGTGGACATTCGCAGCTTCCGGCTCGATGCCAACGGCTTGGGGGCTGTTTACGTGCCCGAACCGATCCCGCACACCTACCTGCCCGACCAGGCGGGTTGTTCGCTGATGGTCAACATCACCTACCGCAATGCCTGTGGCCGTAACCCGAGTACGCCCGGGCGTTATGCGTTCGGCGAGTACTACTTCCTGGACCGGGACTCGGCGATGGTGACACCCAACCCGGTGATTCTGTGTGACCTGAACGATGTGACGCTGACGGCCACCCCGTTGTTCAACTGTCTGGATTCGACCAACCGCTACATTCGTTGGGAAGCCATCGAGGACATTACGCCGGGCTGCGGCCCGTTTTCGGCGTTTGTGCCCAATCCGGCTTCGCCTGACCCCAATATTCGCGACGGCTTTCGTCCGTACGATGCCAACCGGGTCATCACCATTCCCCGAAGTTGCTTCCGCGACATTGTCTCGGCCGATAGTACGTATATGGTCCGCATGACCATCCGCAACCAGTGTGGGGACGACGCAGTGGATGTCCCCATCCGCGTGGTGGCCCCCTATCAGCCGGTTTTTTCGGCGGTAGACAACACATGTCCGGGCGCACCCATGACATTTACCAACAGCACCCCGGACCCCTATGGCGTCCAGACCTACGAATGGAACTGGGGCGATGGTTCGGCCGTGCAGCGCAGTGGTTCCAGTTCGGTCAATCACACGTACACCAGCGGAGGAGAGTACTGGGTGAAACTGACGACCCTGGTGCAGACCAGCTACGGCCCCCAGTGTAGCAAGATCGATTCGATTCGGGTTCGCGTGCGGGAAACGGTCGGCCCTAGGGTCGTGATCGATCCGAAAGAAGCGTGCGGCAGCCTGACAACCACGCTGACCAACGTCTCGACGTTTGCTGCGGGTGCTTCCTGGACGAACTGGGAACTGGGCGGCAACACCAATTATAACGGCACCAAGACGTTCCTGCCCTCGCCGGGCACCTACACCAGCGGCAGCACCGGCCAGCGCGTCATCGTGACTGACCCCAATCCGGCCGACTCTTCGGTGACGATCTTCTACCCCGACTGGGGACGCTACAGTGCCCGGGTGCAGGCCCAGTCGGGCTCCTGTCCACCCACCTGGTCGGACTACGAGCGGGTCTACATTTATCCCGTGCCGAAGGTCAACTGGAAGATCTCCGACACGGTACTCTGTCTGGGCAACTACCTCACCATTCGCGACTCCTCGCGCGTCGACATCCGCTCTTACACCAACGAGCGAGGGCTGGGCAACGACGCCCACCGCATCGACTGGCACCTGGACTTCGGCGACGGTTCGGCGGCCAAAACCGGGAAGGTATATTCCAGCTGGAACAATGCCGACACCGCCGACTACTACAGCCCTTCCAAGAGCAACCGGATTACGCAGTACCTGTTTGCCGATACGGGCACCTATTGGGTCAAATACCGGGTCTGGACCGAGCACTGCGAAGCCGAAGACAGCATCCGCATCCGCGTCATCGACAACGCCAAACCCAAAATCCAGGTGGTGCAGTCGGGCTGTAGCGATGCGTTGGTGACCTTTGTCAACCAGACCGACACGGTGCCCAACACCGTCTACGAGTGGATCATCCGTCGGGGCACCACGCCCTGGGATACGATCCGTACCACCAGCTATGCTCCGTTCGACCACCTGCTGCCCTACTATGGCGTTCAGGCAACCGCGCAGTACCGCATTCGCCTGCGGACCATCACGGGTACGCCTGCCAGTGGCTATTGCTACGCCGAAACGGCCGATAAAACGATTCAGGTGCGACCTTCCCCGGTCGCGCGCATTGACGTGCGCCCCAACGAAGGTTGTGGCGATACGCTGGTACTGGGGGGCTCGAGCTTTCAGAACGCGTCTCAGTTCATGCCGGCCAATAGTACGTACAAATGGACGTTTGGCAACGGCAACAGCTACGTGGGCGGGGAGTTCGACCCCTTGCCCAGCCAGCAGTACGTCAACACGTCCGACAGCGTACGGTATTTTCCGGTCGAACTGGAGATCACCACGCCGGCGGGCTGTGTGTTCCGGGCCAGCGATCAGGTGCGGGTCAACCCCTCAGCGAACCTAAGTGTGCAGGTGCCCGATACGGTCTGTGCCGGACAGAGCGTCACTCTGACGGCCGAAGGCAATCTGTTGCGCGAAAGCTCCCTGGTGTGGATCATCCGGGGGGCCAGCAGCACGGTGGTGACGGGCCGCAAAACGGTCAACTATACCTTTACCAACGGCGGGCTGTTCCCCGTTCCGGTCCAGATCGACCTGTCGGGCAGCAACGCTACCAGCTGTAGTGGCACCACCACCCGGCAGGTAATCGTGCTGCCGTCCATGAACGTGAACCTGACGGCCCAGCCCTTCTCGGCCTGTGCCGGCACGCCGGTGGCCTTCGCAGCGCAGTTTACGCCCGGCGGGCCGGACTCGACCATGTACGGGGCGCTGACCTATACCTGGAACTTTGGCGACGGCAGCCCGGTGGTGAGCAACGACCAGGCCGTGATGTACCACGCCTTCGAGAACGTGACGGCCGCGCCGGTGACGCGCACGGTGACCGTCACGGTGCAGGGTGGCTACGGCTGTGGCACTACGGTCAGCACCCCGGTAGTGGTGCAACCGGCAGTAGTGGCCGCTTTCGCCCCCGACCAGACCGAAGGCTGTAGCCCGCTGCGGGTGAATTTCACCAACCTGGCCAGTGGCGGGACGGTGAGCTGGTGGGAGCGGGTCTTGCCGGGCGGGGCCCGCGTGAGCCTGACGCCAGGACCGGGGGGCAACCTGACGCGGACCTTCTCGAACACGGACCTGAACAACGCGCTTTCCTACGAGATCATGCAGGTGGTGAGCAACGGCAGTTGTGCCGACACGCTACGCGATACCATTACGGTCTATCCCTACCCGCAGGCCAACTTTACGTATACGTCCGGGGCGAGCTGCAGCCCGGTCACGATTGAGTTCGACCCGGCAACCTCGCAGGGTGGTCGCCGCTACTACTGGGACTTCGGCGATGGCACACCGGTGGAAACGCGGAGTTCCAATGTGCCGGTCACGCACACGTTCACCAACTTGGTGGCCACGCCGCAGAACTTCACGGTGACTTTGCGGGTAGAAAACGACGCGCCCTGGCGCTGTTCCGATGTGGAAACGCAGGTGATTACGGTACGACCTACCGTCATTGCCGCTTTCGACATGGATCAGGACGTGAGCTGTAGTCCGCTGGCGGTCCAGTTCGGTAACCGCTCCAGTGCGGCGGCCAGTCGCTTTCTGTGGGAACGACGGCAAATCAGTCCGTCTTTGAGTCCCTGGGAATTTTTGTCGACCCAAGCCAATCCGAACACGACGTTTGAAAGCAGATCTGAAACGGACACCACCTGGTACGTGATCCGGTTGCTGGCACAGGACAGCGACGGCATTTGCGAAGCGGAAGCTTTCGACACCGTAGCCGTGTTGCCCAAACCTTCGGTAGTCTTTACGGCCTCGCCGGCTGAAGAATGTGCCAACGTTAATCTCGAACTCGACAATACCGGTACCACCGGCGGAACGCACTTTGCCTACTACCGCCGCTTTGTCCACGCCGACAGTACCTGGCGGCTATTTCACCAGGCCACCACCACAACCTCGAACGTAATCGAGGTATTCGAGAACTATACGCTAAACACACAGTTTTACGACATAAAACTGGTCGTCACCAACGGTAACATCTGTCGCGATTCCCTCACGCGGCGTATCACCGTGAAGCCTTACGTACAGGCAGGCTTTACGATGGATGTGACAACGGGCTGTACGCCGCTACAGGTCACGCTGACCAACACGTCGACGACAAGTGCCAAAGCATTTTACTGGGATTTTGGTGATGGTACTACGCGGAGCACCGGCTCACGCGCACCGTTTATCCATACGTTCAGCAACTTCTTTTCGGACCGGGATACCGTCTACACGGTACAACTGGTGGCTGGAGACAACACAACAGGCTGTTTCGATACGCTCCGGTTGCCGGTCCGAATTTATCCGCAGCCGCGTGCCCGCATTGTCGCGAACAATCCGCCGTCCTGTAGCCCTGCAACGTTCGAGTTCGATCCTAGCGGTTCGGTCGGAGGAGATGTAATCGATTGGAGTATCGATGGCTGGACGTTAACCACCACCAGTCGTTCCAAAGTAACCCGCCCGCTGCGCAATACGTCGAATGCTCCCCGCGAGGTGTGGGCTTACCTGACGGTTAGAACCACTTCGGGTTGTCAATCGGTAGACAGTGTGAAAGTCACCATTCAGCCGGAAGTGACGGCTTCTTTCACGGCTCCCCAGGATACCACCTGTACGCCGCGTCAGGTACAGTTTACCAACACCTCGACGGGACCCTACGATCAGTCGTCGTGGCAGTTTATGCATCCGCAGGAGGGACTGATAACCTCTACGGCACAGCATCCGCTGGTTACGTTCAACAACACCACCGACGGATTCATTGCCATTCCGGTGCGGCTGGTCGTGTCGCGTTCTCTCTCGCCGCAGTGCCCTTCGGAGCCGTACCTGGATACAATCTACGTAGCGCCTAAACCGCGCGCCCGCTTTGTGGCCAGCGATCCCGGCTGTGGCTCTACCGAAGTTACGTTTACCTACCAGGACAAAGCGCCCGGGGCCAACGGCGAAACTTATCAGTGGTACATCGGCACTACACTCGTGGCTACCAGAACTGCCGCCAATGCCGGAGCTTCGTACAAGTATCCGTTCAACAACACTACCTCGGGGCTGCAGAACTACATCGTGCGCCTGGTCACCACCAACCGCTGGGGATGCGACCGCGAATTCCGTGATACCATTCAAGTGCAGCCGCAGGTAACGGCTCGCTTCGACTCAGTGCCCGATGGGTGCGGTGAGTATACCGTCACCTTCGTGAACCGGTCGGTCAATGCACGGAATTTTGTGTGGGATTTCGACGATAACACCACCAGCACCGACAGAAACCCAACGCATACCTTCCCGGGCGAAGGCGTCTACACAGTCAAGCTGACGGCATGGTACATGTCGGACAGCACGGACGATGTATGCGTAAAAGAGTACACTCAGGTGATACGAGTGGCACCGAAACCGAAAGCCGACCCGAAGGCGACGCCGGTGACGTGTAGCCCGCAAACGTTTACGTTCAGCTACGGAGCCCTGCAAACAGCCGGCGTAACCCGGACCTGGAAGCTGCACAACGGCGAACGCGTGACGGCAAACGACAACGCCTCGTTCACCCGTTCGTACGTGAATACAACCGCCGTCCCTCAGGTAGTCCGCGAGTGGCTGGTGGTGCGATCTGCGGCAGGGTGCCTTGATTCGGCTTACGTCGACATCACGATCAACCCCAATGTGGAAGCAGGCTTTACGTACGAAGCCGATGGCTGCTCGCCAAGAAACATCACGTTCAGCAACCAGTCGGCCGTGAGCGCCAACCGTTTCAAATGGACCATTCTGCCCGGGTTGGGAAATCCGCAGGTGATTCAAACCAACAGTGCGGCGCCCTTTACGCGTCCCTTCCAGAACGACGGCGACACCACCATGCGCGTCAAGGTGTGGCTGGAAGCCTGGAATGCTGATAACGACACCTGTCGGAGTACCTTCTTCGAAGAAGTGAAAATCTACCCGAATCCCAAAGCGGATTTTACCGTTGGGCCGATTCAGTGTAGCCCGGCAACGGTGAGCTTCGACTATACCAATACCCATCCGGAAAATGGCGAGTGGTACGTATGGGACTTCGGAGATACGACTATCACGGTCGACTCGAACGATGCCAAGCAACAGGTCTTCCATACGTTTGTCAACGACACGGACACGGTCAAGACGTTTACCGTCACGCTAACGACCCAGAACCGTTGGAGCTGTCCACGGGTCGTGACCAAAACGATCAAGGTGCAGCCCGTCGTGACGCTGGCGATTGAGCCGGTGATCGATGCTTGCGAGCCGTATAAAGTGACGTTTGTCAACAATTCGTCGAAAAGTGCGCGCTACTTCGAGTGGCACTTCAACGACGAAGACCACGGCGTCAGCGCCCAGAAAAGTCCAAGTTATACGTTCAGAGCTTCCCGCGACACGACTTATCAGGTCGTGGTAAAAGCCTGGCACATGGTAGACATCAACGCAGACTCGTGTGTGCAGGTCGATACCATCCCGGTGCGGGTGTTGGCCCGCCCCGAAGTGCTGGTCAACGAAATTCCGGAGGATTGTAGCGGCTCTGCCTTTGAGTTCAGCTACAACCAACTGACCTATGTGGATTCGCTGGTCTGGGTTTTCCATACGGGCGATACGCTGCGGACCCGCTCTACGGCTCCCTTCAAACGCGTCTTCCACAACGACAGCATCGCCCCGAAAACGTATACCGAATACCTCTACGTGCGGTCGGCGCAAGGATGCTGGGATACCACGTCGGTTACTGTCAAAGTGAAGCCTTATGTGCGCGGTGGCTTTATGCTGAGCACTCGGCAGGGCTGTGGTAACTTGAGCGTGATCTTCCAGGATACGTCCAATCTGGCCGCTACCAATCGGGAATGGCGGATCGAGAACAACGGTGAGCTTACAGTACGGTCGGATAAGTTCTTCCAGATACCGTTTACTAACGAGAGCGACGTAGTGCGGAAGATTCCGGTGCAGCTACGGGTGTGGAACAACTGGGATTTTTCTCAGGCTTGTGCTACCACCGTATACGATACCATCACGATTTACCCGCAGCCTAAAGCGCGCTTTGCTCCCGAGTTGCCTAACTGTAACGCTTCGCCCTATCGGGTAGTGCTCCGCTACGAAGAGATCGTACCCGGGCAGGAGGTGTACCACTGGGATTTCGGGGACGGAACCACGCTGATCGATACCTTGAAAGACGGACGCGATAGTCTGGTGCACACCTTTACGACGACGACAGAGCAGGTCTTTGAGGTACGCATGCGGGTGGTTAATACCTGGGGTTGTACGGACAGTTCGCGCGTGCCCATCACGGTGAAGCCGGGAGCTCTTGCCGCGTTCCAGGCCATTATTGAGAACGAGTGTGCTCCGGCGGGTGTCAAGTTCAGAAACCAATCCCAGAACGCGAGTTACTTCAGATGGGATTTCGGAGACGGAAACACCAAGTCGGGATCGGCTTCCGAAGATTTTGTACACGAGTACGATGTCGCGGGAACGTATACCGTTACGCTGACCGCCTGGTACGACAACCTCACCACCGGCAACAGCAAGCTGAAATCGTGTCCCAGCACCGTGACGCGTACCGTAGTGATTCACCAGAAGCCCATTCCGTTCATCAATGTTGCCGAAACACAGGGATGTAATCCGTTTACGGTGAAATTTAAGAACGGTACGTTGATGCCCGAAGAGCCGATGATGTACATCTGGGAGTGGGGAGACAATTCGTCTTCGGATACTACATATGCGCTTACCGATTCACTGTTCCATACGTTCAACAACCAAACCGACCTGAGTCGTGACTATGTCGTGACGTTGCGCGCCATCGGACCGACCTGCGACTCAGTAGCCCGCCAGACCATCAGAGTGCTGCCGGGGGCTGAGGCAGAAATCAGCGCGCTGAATACCGTCGGGTGTGGTCCGTTGACCAGTACCTTCATGGTACAAAGCCCTACGCCTCAGGTTACGTACGCGACATACAAATGGAACTCGAGCGATCCTACGTTCCCTAGAGTTGAATTCAAAATTGCGACGTCCTCGAACCGACAATTGACCCATACGTTCCGGAACGATGGTACAACCGTAATACGGCACTGGGTATCGTTCAGCGTCGAGCAGGCTGGCGTAAACAGTTGTAATCCCCCGTCGGATACCATCTGGGTAACCGTATACCCGCGTCCGCAGGCTACCCTGAAAGTTACACAGCCCGAGTGTCAGGGCAACCCGGCCATTGTAGAGTTCCAGCGCGAAAATCTGGTCAATGTTGACTCGGTCTACTACGTAATTGCCAATCCGTCAGGGACACTGGATACCATCCGGACCGAGCAGGATACAATTTGGACCAAATCCTTCGAGAATCTGGGTGAAAAAACTCAGTTCTACACCATCCGGATGGTCTCCATTTCGGAGCACGGGTGCGAAATCGTAGGACCGCTTCAGCCTTTCCAAATCCATCCGGCTTTTCAGGCGGCCATGGCTCCGGTAGCGGGTGGGTGTAGTCCACTGGAGTTTGAAGTGGAAAACCTGTCGACCAACCCGGGCGGATTATACGAGTGGATTCTGGAGGGGTCGGAGTTGGCAGAAAATATCTGGACGGGCAAAACCAGCGAGAAGCCCAAGGTGAAGTATGAGTATTACGGCCCGACTGACAAAACGTTCGAGATCATTTTGGTCGCTCACTCACAGACCGGTTGTACGGATACCACACGCCAGACCGTCACGGTCTACGGAACCCCGCAACCCGACTTCTCCCTGGCGCCGTCGCCGTTGCAGTTGCCCGACCGGACCATTACCGTCCAGAACCTGACGGAGTACCAGGACCAATGGCACTATACCTGGATCATGGGGAATGGCGATACGTTGGACATCGACTCGGCTACCTTCGCGTATACGTACGCCAACATCGATACAAACTATACCGATTCGCTGTTCACGGTAACGTTGCTGGCGCGCGGCAAAGGCGCGTATGCCTGTGAACAACGTATTTCCAAAACGCTGGTGATCCGTCCGGTGCCACCGGTGGCGGAGTTCGAAGCCGAAGCCGAGGGGTGTGCGCCGGTAACGGCGATCTTCAAAAACAAGTCGAAGTGGGGGCACACCTACACCTGGAGCTTTGGCGATGGCAGCACGGTGGTCACCACCAGCCTGGAAGACATCAAACACGATTATTACATTCCGGGAACGTACTCGGTACGCTTGCGTGTAACGGGACCTGGCGGAGAAACGATGGCCATCAAGCAGGACATCATTACCGTCTACCGGATGCCACGCGTTACGTTCGAAACGTTCCCCAATCCGCCCGAAGTACGGATTCCGAACGAGCCGCTCAACTTCATCACGTACATCGACTTTGAAGACCCGAACGAGGGGTACGAGTTCTTCTGGGATTTTGGCGATGGACTCACCTCCACGCAGCGGAATCCGGAGCACTTCTACCAGGAAGAAGGCGAGTACGTGGTATCGGTTACCGTCAAAACGAAGAACGGCTGTTCGGTTACGTACGTCGATTCGGCCGGTGCCAAGGCCATCATCGGTGGCGAAATCGTGATTCCGAATGCCTTCTCGCCGAATTCGGGCGGACCTACGCGCGAGCGGGTCGACCTGCTCTACGGACAGCGCGACAACGATATTTTCTACCCGAAAGTGGTCGGTGCCCGCGAAATCTACATGCAGGTCTACAACCGATGGGGCGAACTGATTTTCGAAAGCAACGAGCTTGGTTACGGCTGGGACGGCTACTACAAGGGCGTATTGTCCAAACAGGATGTTTACGTCTATCGAATCGAAGTCAAGTTTGCCGACGGCCGAAGGGAGACGTTTGTGGGAGATGTAACGCTTGTTAGATAA